The region AGTCGCGTTCAGCCTCTTCCCTGATCACATCCACCACATCATCGATGGTAATGCGGCCTTTAAGCCTTCCAATGCCGTCGATAACAGGCAAAGCAACGAGGTCGTACTTGTTCATAATGTTGGCTACCTCTTCGGCTGATGCATCAACCGATACCGAAATTACATCTTTATCGTAAACATCGGCCACCTGGTCGCTTTTCGTAAGTAGAAGTTTTTTCAGTGAAAGGGTGCCTTTCAGAATACCATCGTTGTCAATAACATACACAAAGTAAATTTCGTCTATATCCTGAGCCTGCCCACGCATTTCGCGCAAACAGGTGGCTACGGTCCAGTTTTCGTTAACAGTAATTAACTCCTTGGCCATCAGACCACCTGCAGTATCCTCATCGTAGTTCAGCAGGTCGGCAATATCTCCCGCATGCTCACGGTCGGCAATATTGCTCAGCACATCGGCCTTTACATCGTCGGGTAATTCGGCAATAATATCTGCCGCATCATCGGAGTCCATCCGGTCGATGAATTTACGAGCAAGTATATCTCCGGGAACATTCTCAAGCAAGCGTTCCCGGTCATCCTCTTCAAGCTCCACAATCACATCTGCTGCCCGCATAGGCTCCAATAAAATAAACACAAACTGCGCCTCTTCGAGGTTTAATTCTTCATAAACCTCAACAATATCGGCAGGGTGAAAATCCTGCAGCATACTGGCGGTCTTGCGCTTATCCTGTGCGTCAATCGCAGACTTTAATTCCTCTATAAATTCCCGGGTGAGCTCAAAATTCATGACAACGGGATTTTTAAATTATTCTAATAAATTACAAATATGCTCAAAATCTTCCGGTCTTAACTGCTCCGGACGCATATTAAATATCTCTTTACCCGAAATTTCCGGGTTTATAACGCTTTTTAAACTATTTCTGAGTGTTTTCCTGCGCTGATTAAAGGCAAGCTTTACAACCTTAAAATAAACTTTCTCATCACAGTTTAGCCTCTCCCGGTTGTT is a window of Salinivirga cyanobacteriivorans DNA encoding:
- the mgtE gene encoding magnesium transporter, with translation MNFELTREFIEELKSAIDAQDKRKTASMLQDFHPADIVEVYEELNLEEAQFVFILLEPMRAADVIVELEEDDRERLLENVPGDILARKFIDRMDSDDAADIIAELPDDVKADVLSNIADREHAGDIADLLNYDEDTAGGLMAKELITVNENWTVATCLREMRGQAQDIDEIYFVYVIDNDGILKGTLSLKKLLLTKSDQVADVYDKDVISVSVDASAEEVANIMNKYDLVALPVIDGIGRLKGRITIDDVVDVIREEAERDYQMASGISSDVEASDNVWQLLRARLPWLMIGMIGGVFGAKVIELYEGQLSLYPEMAFFIPLIAAMGGNVGIQSSAIIVQGLASNSLGIESNFKKLMKELGVAMLNGLSLAAILLLYNFIDSDSLALTVTVSSALLVVIIFASVFGTFVPLGLNKLKIDPALATGPFITTVNDIMGLLLYFLIGHVFYGFWG